A window of the Oryza brachyantha chromosome 5, ObraRS2, whole genome shotgun sequence genome harbors these coding sequences:
- the LOC102719019 gene encoding CRC domain-containing protein TSO1-like isoform X3 has protein sequence MEATPISVKPPSPAAPPPAPVQVPVPVPLPPPPMPPQPAAVEPLAPQPVSVVVAEAEPCSMNQLALTPTPKRQKVEESADGNGCKHCACKKSRCLKLYCPCFAGGGYCSEKCGCQPCFNKAAYAETVQTTRKVLLSRQKRMSLKINRRSETNAEAVEDAHHSSSSTPPRRGCNCKKSSCLKKYCDCYQDGTGCSLFCRCEDCRNPFGKNGIMAEESKRFLYTGADLDHSEDEHDFVVERSPRLQSPISKESSFQQTPPHMRAANRDTHMFPQALSQWQPRSWHCSKRQSNDRVIDDTGEYKNSNHDWQLSKQEDSYSISRCVQILNGMVELSQVEKSVAPDVFLQAGNREIFVSLSGDVRALWLKRKIQNLT, from the exons ATGGAGGCCACCCCGATCTCCGTCAagccgccgtctccggcggcgccaccgccggcacCGGTGCAGGTACCGGTGCCGGtacctctgccgccgccgcccatgccCCCGCAACCGGCGGCCGTGGAGCCCCTGGCCCCGCAGCCGGTGTccgtggtggtggcggaggcggagcccTGCAGCATGAACCAGCTGGCGCTCACTCCCACCCCGAAGCG GCAGAAGGTGGaggagagcgcggacgggaaCGGGTGCAAGCATTGCGCCTGCAAGAAGTCGAGATGCTTGAAGCT CTATTGCCCGTGTTTTGCTGGTGGAGGTTATTGTTCTGAAAAGTGTGGATGCCAGCCATGCTTCAACAAGGCCGCATATGCCGAAACAGTGCAGACCACTCGCAAGGTGCTTCTTTCACGACAGAAACGGATGTCGTTGAAAATTAATCGAAGATCCGAGACAAATGCTGAAGCGGTG GAAGATGCTCaccattcttcttcttcaactCCGCCTAGGCGAGGTTGCAATTGCAAGAAATCAAGTTGCCTAAAGAAATACTGTGATTGCTACCAG GATGGGACTGGCTGCTCTTTGTTTTGCCGATGTGAGGACTGCAGGAATCCTTTTGGGAAAAATG GCATAATGGCAGAAGAAAGTAAGCGCTTTTTATACACCGGCGCAGATCTGGATCACAGTGAGGATGAACATGACTTTGTAGTGGAGCGTTCACCTCGTCTGCAATCACCAATTTCAAAGGAGTCTTCCTTCCAGCAAACTCCCCCACATATGAGAGCCGCAAACAGAGATACACACATGTTCCCGCAGGCGCTATCGCAGTGGCAGCCTCGCTCATGGCATTGCTCCAAGAGGCAGAGCAACGATCGGGTGATTGATGACACCGGGGAATACAAGAACTCAAATCACGACTGGCAGTTGTCCAAGCAAGAAGACAGCTACAGCATATCAAGATGCGTCCAGATACTGAACGGCATGGTCGAGCTATCGCAGGTGGAGAAATCGGTAGCCCCAGATGTGTTCCTCCAGGCGGGCAACCGGGAAATATTTGTCTCGCTTAGTGGTGATGTCCGGGCCCTGTGGCTGAAGCGCAAGATCCAGAACCTGACTTAG
- the LOC102719019 gene encoding CRC domain-containing protein TSO1-like isoform X2 — protein sequence MEATPISVKPPSPAAPPPAPVQVPVPVPLPPPPMPPQPAAVEPLAPQPVSVVVAEAEPCSMNQLALTPTPKRQKVEESADGNGCKHCACKKSRCLKLYCPCFAGGGYCSEKCGCQPCFNKAAYAETVQTTRKVLLSRQKRMSLKINRRSETNAEAEDAHHSSSSTPPRRGCNCKKSSCLKKYCDCYQDGTGCSLFCRCEDCRNPFGKNEGIMAEESKRFLYTGADLDHSEDEHDFVVERSPRLQSPISKESSFQQTPPHMRAANRDTHMFPQALSQWQPRSWHCSKRQSNDRVIDDTGEYKNSNHDWQLSKQEDSYSISRCVQILNGMVELSQVEKSVAPDVFLQAGNREIFVSLSGDVRALWLKRKIQNLT from the exons ATGGAGGCCACCCCGATCTCCGTCAagccgccgtctccggcggcgccaccgccggcacCGGTGCAGGTACCGGTGCCGGtacctctgccgccgccgcccatgccCCCGCAACCGGCGGCCGTGGAGCCCCTGGCCCCGCAGCCGGTGTccgtggtggtggcggaggcggagcccTGCAGCATGAACCAGCTGGCGCTCACTCCCACCCCGAAGCG GCAGAAGGTGGaggagagcgcggacgggaaCGGGTGCAAGCATTGCGCCTGCAAGAAGTCGAGATGCTTGAAGCT CTATTGCCCGTGTTTTGCTGGTGGAGGTTATTGTTCTGAAAAGTGTGGATGCCAGCCATGCTTCAACAAGGCCGCATATGCCGAAACAGTGCAGACCACTCGCAAGGTGCTTCTTTCACGACAGAAACGGATGTCGTTGAAAATTAATCGAAGATCCGAGACAAATGCTGAAGCG GAAGATGCTCaccattcttcttcttcaactCCGCCTAGGCGAGGTTGCAATTGCAAGAAATCAAGTTGCCTAAAGAAATACTGTGATTGCTACCAG GATGGGACTGGCTGCTCTTTGTTTTGCCGATGTGAGGACTGCAGGAATCCTTTTGGGAAAAATG AAGGCATAATGGCAGAAGAAAGTAAGCGCTTTTTATACACCGGCGCAGATCTGGATCACAGTGAGGATGAACATGACTTTGTAGTGGAGCGTTCACCTCGTCTGCAATCACCAATTTCAAAGGAGTCTTCCTTCCAGCAAACTCCCCCACATATGAGAGCCGCAAACAGAGATACACACATGTTCCCGCAGGCGCTATCGCAGTGGCAGCCTCGCTCATGGCATTGCTCCAAGAGGCAGAGCAACGATCGGGTGATTGATGACACCGGGGAATACAAGAACTCAAATCACGACTGGCAGTTGTCCAAGCAAGAAGACAGCTACAGCATATCAAGATGCGTCCAGATACTGAACGGCATGGTCGAGCTATCGCAGGTGGAGAAATCGGTAGCCCCAGATGTGTTCCTCCAGGCGGGCAACCGGGAAATATTTGTCTCGCTTAGTGGTGATGTCCGGGCCCTGTGGCTGAAGCGCAAGATCCAGAACCTGACTTAG
- the LOC102719019 gene encoding CRC domain-containing protein TSO1-like isoform X1, with product MEATPISVKPPSPAAPPPAPVQVPVPVPLPPPPMPPQPAAVEPLAPQPVSVVVAEAEPCSMNQLALTPTPKRQKVEESADGNGCKHCACKKSRCLKLYCPCFAGGGYCSEKCGCQPCFNKAAYAETVQTTRKVLLSRQKRMSLKINRRSETNAEAVEDAHHSSSSTPPRRGCNCKKSSCLKKYCDCYQDGTGCSLFCRCEDCRNPFGKNEGIMAEESKRFLYTGADLDHSEDEHDFVVERSPRLQSPISKESSFQQTPPHMRAANRDTHMFPQALSQWQPRSWHCSKRQSNDRVIDDTGEYKNSNHDWQLSKQEDSYSISRCVQILNGMVELSQVEKSVAPDVFLQAGNREIFVSLSGDVRALWLKRKIQNLT from the exons ATGGAGGCCACCCCGATCTCCGTCAagccgccgtctccggcggcgccaccgccggcacCGGTGCAGGTACCGGTGCCGGtacctctgccgccgccgcccatgccCCCGCAACCGGCGGCCGTGGAGCCCCTGGCCCCGCAGCCGGTGTccgtggtggtggcggaggcggagcccTGCAGCATGAACCAGCTGGCGCTCACTCCCACCCCGAAGCG GCAGAAGGTGGaggagagcgcggacgggaaCGGGTGCAAGCATTGCGCCTGCAAGAAGTCGAGATGCTTGAAGCT CTATTGCCCGTGTTTTGCTGGTGGAGGTTATTGTTCTGAAAAGTGTGGATGCCAGCCATGCTTCAACAAGGCCGCATATGCCGAAACAGTGCAGACCACTCGCAAGGTGCTTCTTTCACGACAGAAACGGATGTCGTTGAAAATTAATCGAAGATCCGAGACAAATGCTGAAGCGGTG GAAGATGCTCaccattcttcttcttcaactCCGCCTAGGCGAGGTTGCAATTGCAAGAAATCAAGTTGCCTAAAGAAATACTGTGATTGCTACCAG GATGGGACTGGCTGCTCTTTGTTTTGCCGATGTGAGGACTGCAGGAATCCTTTTGGGAAAAATG AAGGCATAATGGCAGAAGAAAGTAAGCGCTTTTTATACACCGGCGCAGATCTGGATCACAGTGAGGATGAACATGACTTTGTAGTGGAGCGTTCACCTCGTCTGCAATCACCAATTTCAAAGGAGTCTTCCTTCCAGCAAACTCCCCCACATATGAGAGCCGCAAACAGAGATACACACATGTTCCCGCAGGCGCTATCGCAGTGGCAGCCTCGCTCATGGCATTGCTCCAAGAGGCAGAGCAACGATCGGGTGATTGATGACACCGGGGAATACAAGAACTCAAATCACGACTGGCAGTTGTCCAAGCAAGAAGACAGCTACAGCATATCAAGATGCGTCCAGATACTGAACGGCATGGTCGAGCTATCGCAGGTGGAGAAATCGGTAGCCCCAGATGTGTTCCTCCAGGCGGGCAACCGGGAAATATTTGTCTCGCTTAGTGGTGATGTCCGGGCCCTGTGGCTGAAGCGCAAGATCCAGAACCTGACTTAG